One Nonomuraea angiospora DNA segment encodes these proteins:
- a CDS encoding TerC family protein, whose amino-acid sequence MNLPPWIWLATIAGFAVVLAVDFWLVARRPHEPSMKECVAWVSFYVALAAAFGVGLLLLSGPAHGGEFFAGWITEYSLSVDNLFVFLLIMSRFQVPREYRQKVLLIGIILALGMRGAFIAAGAGAVARFDWLFYVFGAFLVYTAWKLMGGEDDEAEFSENVALRAVRRVLPTTDTYHGARLTVHLGRRMVTPMLIVMVAIGTTDLLFALDSIPAIFGLTKEPYLVFTANAFALMGLRQLFFLIGGLLDRLVYLSKGLSVVLAFIGVKLILEALHHDGVSWAPEIPILVSLGVIIGTLAVTTVLSLIKSARDARASAAASEGVEPEPVER is encoded by the coding sequence GTGAACCTGCCCCCCTGGATCTGGCTGGCCACGATCGCCGGCTTCGCGGTCGTGCTCGCCGTGGACTTCTGGCTCGTCGCCAGGAGGCCGCACGAGCCGTCCATGAAGGAGTGCGTGGCCTGGGTCTCGTTCTACGTCGCCCTGGCCGCGGCCTTCGGCGTGGGACTCCTGCTGCTGTCGGGCCCCGCGCACGGCGGGGAGTTCTTCGCCGGCTGGATCACCGAGTACTCGCTCAGCGTGGACAACCTGTTCGTCTTCCTGCTGATCATGAGCCGCTTCCAGGTGCCGCGCGAGTACCGCCAGAAGGTGCTGCTCATCGGCATCATCCTGGCGCTCGGGATGCGAGGCGCGTTCATCGCCGCGGGCGCGGGCGCGGTGGCCAGGTTCGACTGGCTCTTCTACGTCTTCGGCGCCTTCCTCGTCTACACGGCGTGGAAGCTCATGGGCGGCGAGGACGACGAGGCGGAGTTCTCCGAGAACGTCGCCCTGCGCGCGGTGCGCCGGGTGCTCCCGACCACGGACACCTATCACGGCGCCCGCCTCACCGTGCACCTCGGGCGCAGGATGGTCACCCCGATGCTGATCGTCATGGTCGCCATCGGGACCACTGACCTGCTCTTCGCGCTCGACTCCATCCCGGCCATCTTCGGCCTCACCAAGGAGCCGTACCTGGTCTTCACCGCCAACGCCTTCGCCCTCATGGGGCTGCGCCAGCTCTTCTTCCTCATCGGCGGGCTGCTCGACCGGCTCGTCTACCTGAGCAAGGGGCTGTCGGTGGTGCTGGCCTTCATCGGCGTGAAGCTGATCCTCGAGGCCCTGCACCACGACGGTGTGTCGTGGGCGCCGGAGATCCCGATCCTGGTCTCTCTCGGCGTCATCATCGGCACCCTCGCCGTCACCACGGTGCTGAGCCTCATCAAGTCGGCCCGTGACGCGAGGGCGTCCGCCGCGGCCTCGGAGGGGGTGGAGCCCGAGCCCGTGGAACGCTGA
- a CDS encoding GntR family transcriptional regulator, which yields MLLSDQAGQAAATKIPRPATLRESVIEAIQELIVSGQLKPGQHLVESELAELLGVSRQPVREALQQLSGEGWVDLFPGQGAFVHVPTVEEADQLLAVRTLLETESARLAAKHAGEDGVRRLRALCARGIAAVEADDVDSAVATNSELHALVTALSGNQVLSELASQVARRVRWYHTPVARQRGMASWEEHTSLIDAIEAGDERRAAKIMREHTEHTRASYMAQREQEPVLPAPKPVRRRRTRQPG from the coding sequence ATGTTGCTGTCGGATCAGGCCGGTCAGGCGGCGGCCACCAAGATTCCCCGCCCTGCCACGCTCCGCGAGAGCGTTATCGAGGCTATCCAGGAGCTCATCGTCTCCGGGCAGCTCAAGCCGGGCCAGCACCTCGTGGAGAGCGAGCTGGCCGAGCTGCTTGGCGTGTCCAGGCAGCCGGTCCGCGAGGCGCTGCAGCAGCTCAGCGGCGAGGGCTGGGTCGACCTGTTCCCCGGCCAGGGCGCGTTCGTGCACGTCCCGACCGTGGAGGAGGCCGACCAGCTGCTGGCCGTGCGCACGCTGCTGGAGACCGAGTCCGCCAGGCTCGCCGCCAAACACGCGGGCGAGGACGGCGTCAGGCGGCTGCGCGCCCTGTGCGCGCGGGGCATCGCGGCGGTGGAGGCCGACGACGTCGACTCCGCCGTGGCGACCAACTCCGAGCTGCACGCCCTGGTGACCGCCCTGTCGGGCAACCAGGTCCTCTCGGAGCTGGCCAGCCAGGTGGCCAGGCGCGTGCGGTGGTACCACACGCCGGTGGCCCGCCAGCGCGGCATGGCCTCGTGGGAGGAGCACACCTCGCTGATCGACGCCATCGAGGCGGGCGACGAGCGGCGCGCCGCCAAGATCATGCGCGAGCACACCGAGCACACCCGCGCCTCGTACATGGCCCAGCGCGAGCAGGAGCCCGTCCTGCCGGCGCCCAAGCCGGTGCGGCGGCGCCGGACGCGGCAGCCGGGTTGA
- a CDS encoding MFS transporter — protein MENAARDWRGRSYLPGPVPADRTRMFWLAWGAMAAISPLQYGYAALLAKEATGLTLLAVWIACQAAGALPALHLVRRGRLGVRASLAAGAALSFAGLAAAALPLSGPGAFAGYALLGGLGAGLVYGVCGEVVSSWYPERPAARVGLITGAFGYGAVPLLVWAGLAPAATSTAFLVAAVVALAVIGTAARHLRLPPALWWPEDVDPRSHALDAARLRTTPEAARQFGPAQALRTRTLPALALILTCAGAVSVVDVIVVAGTGSWGALAVLVALNGASRSVAMRCSELFGRRRVLAAVLTTLAVGQVLLATALAATAGGAGPVPSGGPLLWLGAVAAGLGGGAFYPLLASLVREFFGAERAGEIHAVVYSAKALAGAGAAALALLALGTPVTALAVAAALAALPALAIPRLRIPGLPATIPL, from the coding sequence ATGGAGAATGCAGCTAGAGATTGGCGCGGCCGCTCGTACCTCCCCGGGCCCGTCCCCGCCGACCGCACGCGCATGTTCTGGCTGGCCTGGGGCGCCATGGCGGCGATCAGCCCGCTCCAGTACGGCTACGCCGCCCTCCTCGCCAAGGAGGCCACCGGGCTCACCCTCCTGGCCGTCTGGATCGCCTGCCAGGCCGCGGGCGCCCTGCCCGCGCTCCACCTCGTACGGCGGGGCCGCCTCGGCGTCCGCGCCAGCCTGGCCGCGGGAGCCGCCCTGAGCTTCGCCGGCCTCGCCGCGGCGGCGCTCCCGCTGAGCGGCCCCGGAGCCTTCGCCGGGTACGCGCTCCTCGGCGGTCTGGGCGCGGGCCTGGTCTACGGGGTCTGCGGCGAGGTCGTCTCCTCCTGGTACCCGGAACGGCCCGCCGCCCGGGTCGGGCTGATCACCGGCGCCTTCGGGTACGGCGCGGTGCCCCTGCTCGTCTGGGCCGGGCTCGCGCCGGCCGCCACGTCCACCGCGTTCCTGGTCGCTGCGGTCGTCGCGCTGGCGGTCATCGGGACCGCGGCCCGGCACCTGCGGTTGCCTCCCGCGCTGTGGTGGCCCGAGGACGTGGACCCGCGCTCGCACGCCCTGGACGCGGCGCGGCTGCGCACGACCCCGGAAGCCGCCCGGCAGTTCGGGCCGGCGCAGGCGCTGCGCACGCGTACGCTGCCGGCGCTGGCCCTGATCCTGACGTGCGCGGGCGCGGTGTCGGTCGTCGACGTGATCGTGGTCGCGGGGACCGGGTCGTGGGGCGCGCTGGCCGTCCTGGTGGCGCTGAACGGGGCCAGCCGGTCGGTGGCGATGCGCTGCTCGGAGCTGTTCGGGCGGCGCCGCGTGCTCGCCGCCGTCCTGACCACCCTCGCCGTCGGCCAGGTGCTCCTCGCCACCGCCCTCGCCGCCACGGCCGGGGGTGCCGGCCCGGTGCCGTCCGGGGGGCCGTTGCTGTGGCTCGGGGCCGTGGCGGCCGGTCTCGGGGGCGGGGCGTTCTACCCGCTGCTCGCCAGCCTGGTGCGGGAGTTCTTCGGGGCCGAGCGGGCGGGCGAGATCCACGCCGTCGTCTACAGCGCCAAGGCCCTGGCCGGCGCGGGGGCCGCCGCCCTGGCCCTGCTCGCCCTGGGCACGCCTGTGACCGCGCTGGCCGTCGCCGCGGCCCTCGCCGCCCTCCCGGCCCTGGCCATCCCCCGCCTGCGCATCCCCGGCCTCCCGGCCACCATCCCCCTGTGA